A single window of Gossypium arboreum isolate Shixiya-1 chromosome 13, ASM2569848v2, whole genome shotgun sequence DNA harbors:
- the LOC108464111 gene encoding LOW QUALITY PROTEIN: putative pentatricopeptide repeat-containing protein At1g68930 (The sequence of the model RefSeq protein was modified relative to this genomic sequence to represent the inferred CDS: substituted 1 base at 1 genomic stop codon) yields the protein MGSDRKEMRSKKRSKFSSSGSEDEGRDKRQRRGEEEEEERKSRKKNDKKEKRKDQKSHKHSSHKEKKLKEKHKSKHHKGDRHSKHGFQELSNDDYFSKNNEFATWLKEEKRVFFSDLSSESARELFADFVKDWNNQKLGSQYYEGIASGPRTAHNWKIKQXEGRENLQQLDPYFLFSCLHSFYTALHNLPSRTLNQFHSISSIRCPEKEDDDEKPGNYSTVSLSNHPNPDISCFYRKGFSQIPHETTGKALHALCIKGLIPLSLFLTNTLIYMYSRFALVDCARYLFDSLSVRNAASWNTMMSGLVRVGLYGDVMLLFRETQNFSVRPSGFLVSSLIAACDRSGCMFGEGIQVHGFAIKVGLLYDVFVGSCLLHFYGAYKRVFDAQRIFEEMPERNVVSWTSLMFGYLDNGDFENVMYLYQEMRKEEISCNENTFATVIAACSSLEDELLGLKVLAHAVKSGFETKVSVANSLINMLGSLGSLKEAYYVFSHMDERDTISWNSIISAHVQNGLFGESMRFFHLMRHVHKKINSTTLATLLSICSSVDNLKWGKGIHNLVIKLGLDSNVCTCNSLLGMYSEGGRLDDAEFVFKEMPERDLISWNSMMTCYVRGGRSLDVLKLLNEMLQMKKAINYVTFMSALAACSNSEFIAEGKIVHALVILSGLHENLAVGNASVTMYAKSGTMVEAKKVFQMMPKRNQVTWNALIGGLAENEEPDEAVKAFQLMREEGIKADYITLSNVLGACLTPDDLLKHGLPIHAHIVLIGFESNSYVQNSLITMYAKCGDLQSSECIFDGLLNKNTISWNAIIAANAHHGLEEEVLKCIVKMKNAGIDLDQFSFSEGLAAAAKLAVLEEGQQLHCLAVKHGLDLDPFVTNAAMDMYGKCAEMDDMLRILPQPLNRSRLSWNILISAFARHGYFQKARETFNEMLEMGLKPDHVTFVSLLSACSHGGLVDEGLAYYAAMSKEFNVPPGIKHCVCIIDLLGRSGRLIEAETFINEMPVPPDALVWRTLLASCKSHGNLELGKKAAEHLFKLDPSDDSAYVLYSNICATTGKWDAAEDVRRQMGSYNIKKKPACSWVKLRDQVVLFGMGDQTHPQTSEIYAKLGELRKLIKEAGYVTDTSFALQDTDEEQKEHNLWNHSERLALAFGLINTPNGSTIKVFKNLRVCGDCHSVYKFVSGIIMRKIILRDPYRFHHFSGGQCSCCDYW from the exons ATGGGAAGCGATAGGAAGGAAATGAGAAGCAAGAAACGATCAAAATTTTCTTCTTCTGGTTCTGAAG ATGAAGGAAGGGATAAAAGGCAAAGGAGAGGCGAAGAAGAGGAAGAGGAGAGGAAAAGCAGGAAGAAGAAtgataagaaagaaaaaaggaaagatCAGAAATCTCACAAGCACTCTTCTCATAAAG AGAAAAAGTTGAAGGAAAAGCACAAAAGTAAACATCATAAAGGTGACCGCCACTCG AAACATGGGTTCCAAGAGCTATCCAATGATGACTATTTTTCAAAGAATAATGAATTTGCTACATGGCTGAAAGAAGAGAAACGTGTGTTTTTCTCTGATCTTTCATCCGAGTCTGCTCGGGAATTATTTGCAGACTTTGTTAAAGACTGGAATAACCAGAAACTCGGATCTCAATACTATGAAGGCATTGCAAGTGGGCCACGGACTGCACATAACTGGAAAATCAAACAGTAGGAAGGGAGAGAGAACCTTCAGCAGCTTGATCCCTACTTTCTTTTTTCTTGTTTGCACTCCTTTTAT ACTGCTTTACATAACCTTCCTTCCCGAACCCTGAACCAATTTCATTCCATCTCCTCTATTCGATGCCCAGAAAAAGAAGACGACGACGAAAAACCCGGAAACTATTCCACCGTTTCCCTCTCAAACCACCCTAACCCCGATATCTCTTGTTTCTACCGAAAGGGTTTCTCTCAAATCCCCCATGAAACCACTGGCAAAGCCTTACATGCACTTTGCATCAAGGGCTTAATCCCTTTAAGCTTATTTCTGACAAATACTTTGATTTACATGTACTCAAGGTTTGCTCTTGTTGATTGCGCTCGTTACCTGTTCGATAGTTTGTCTGTTAGAAATGCTGCTTCTTGGAACACTATGATGTCGGGGCTTGTTCGCGTTGGTTTATATGGGGACGTGATGCTTTTGTTTCGTGAAACGCAGAATTTTAGTGTTAGGCCTTCTGGGTTTCTTGTTTCAAGCTTGATAGCTGCTTGTGATAGGTCGGGTTGTATGTTCGGTGAAGGAATTCAAGTTCATGGTTTTGCTATTAAAGTTGGTTTGTTATATGATGTGTTTGTGGGAAGCTGTTTATTGCATTTTTATGGAGCTTACAAGAGAGTTTTTGATGCTCAAAGGATCTTTGAGGAGATGCCTGAGAGGAATGTAGTTTCTTGGACTTCATTAATGTTTGGATATTTAGATAATGGAGATTTCGAGAATGTTATGTATTTATATCAGGAAATGAGGAAAGAGGAGATTAGTTGTAATGAGAACACATTTGCGACTGTGATAGCTGCTTGTTCTTCGCTTGAAGATGAATTATTGGGTCTTAAAGTTCTTGCTCATGCTGTAAAATCTGGTTTTGAAACTAAAGTATCTGTTGCTAACTCTCTTATAAATATGCTTGGTAGTTTAGGGAGTCTAAAAGAGGCCTATTATGTTTTTAGTCACATGGATGAACGTGACACAATCTCTTGGAACTCAATAATTTCTGCACATGTTCAGAATGGACTTTTTGGAGAATCAATGAGGTTCTTTCATTTGATGCGTCATgttcataagaaaataaattctACTACTCTTGCAACTCTGCTTTCGATCTGCAGCTCTGTGGATAATTTAAAATGGGGAAAAGGAATTCACAATCTAGTCATTAAGTTGGGACTGGATTCAAATGTTTGTACATGCAATTCGCTTTTAGGTATGTATTCTGAGGGTGGAAGGTTGGATGATGCAGAATTTGTCTTTAAAGAAATGCCAGAGAGGGATTTAATTTCTTGGAATTCCATGATGACCTGCTATGTTAGAGGTGGGAGGAGCCTGGATGTCTTAAAATTATTGAACGAAATGCTTCAAATGAAAAAAGCAATTAACTATGTGACTTTTATGAGTGCATTGGCAGCTTGCTCAAACTCTGAGTTTATTGCTGAAGGAAAGATTGTGCATGCTCTTGTAATTCTTTCAGGTCTGCATGAGAACTTGGCTGTTGGAAATGCATCTGTTACAATGTATGCAAAGTCTGGTACGATGGTTGAAGCAAAAAAGGTTTTCCAGATGATGCCAAAGCGAAATCAAGTAACTTGGAATGCTCTCATTGGTGGCCTTGCAGAGAATGAAGAACCTGATGAAGCAGTAAAAGCCTTTCAGTTGATGAGAGAAGAAGGTATAAAAGCAGACTACATTACATTGTCAAATGTTCTGGGTGCTTGCTTGACCCCTGATGACTTATTGAAACATGGGTTGCCCATTCATGCACATATTGTCTTAATAGGATTTGAATCAAATAGTTATGTGCAGAATTCTCTTATCACAATGTATGCCAAGTGTGGTGATCTCCAATCAAGCGAATGCATCTTTGATGGATTGCTCAATAAGAACACAATCTCATGGAATGCAATTATTGCTGCAAATGCTCATCATGGTCTTGAGGAAGAGGTCTTAAAATGTATTGTAAAGATGAAAAATGCTGGTATAGATTTAGATCAATTTAGCTTCTCTGAAGGTCTTGCTGCTGCAGCTAAGTTGGCTGTTTTGGAGGAAGGCCAACAACTCCACTGTTTGGCAGTCAAACATGGACTTGACTTGGATCCTTTTGTTACGAATGCTGCAATGGATATGTATGGAAAATGTGCAGAAATGGATGACATGTTAAGAATACTTCCCCAACCACTCAATAGATCACGATTATCATGGAACATACTGATATCAGCTTTTGCCAGACATGGCTATTTCCAGAAGGCGAGAGAAACTTTCAATGAAATGCTAGAAATGGGGCTGAAGCCTGACCATGTTACCTTTGTCTCTCTTCTTTCTGCTTGCAGTCACGGGGGCCTGGTGGATGAAGGTCTTGCATATTATGCTGCAATGAGCAAAGAGTTTAATGTCCCACCAGGAATAAAGCATTGTGTATGTATAATTGATCTTCTTGGACGATCAGGAAGGCTTATTGAGGCTGAAACTTTTATCAACGAAATGCCTGTCCCACCTGATGCCCTTGTCTGGCGGACCTTGTTGGCTTCATGTAAAAGCCATGGCAATTTGGAACTTGGGAAGAAAGCTGCAGAGCATCTTTTTAAATTAGATCCATCAGATGATTCAGCTTATGTTCTATATTCTAATATTTGTGCAACTACTGGAAAATGGGATGCCGCAGAGGATGTAAGGAGACAAATGGGGTCATATAACATAAAGAAGAAACCTGCGTGCAGTTGGGTGAAGTTGAGGGACCAGGTGGTTTTGTTTGGAATGGGGGACCAAACGCATCCTCAGACCAGTGAAATATATGCAAAGTTGGGAGAGCTTAGAAAGTTGATTAAAGAAGCAGGTTATGTTACTGACACTAGCTTTGCTTTGCAAGATACGGATGAAGAACAAAAGGAGCATAATCTTTGGAACCACAGTGAGAGACTTGCCCTTGCATTTGGATTAATTAATACTCCAAATGGTTCAACTATTAAAGTTTTCAAGAACCTTCGTGTTTGTGGTGATTGTCATTCTGTTTACAAGTTTGTCAGTGGAATAATaatgagaaaaattattttaagggATCCTTACCGGTTCCACCATTTTAGTGGTGGCCAATGTTCTTGTTGTGACTACTGGTGA